Genomic DNA from Pistricoccus aurantiacus:
ACCCCCGCCGCCAACTGGCCTATGGAAGCCAGGCGCGCCGCATGCACCAGTTCGTCTTCCAGCCACTTCATTTCGCTGTGATCCTCGACCAGGATGACGCTGCCGCCACGCTCCTCTTCATCTCCTTTAAGCTCCGCCTTGTGCAGCGTCAGGTAACGCAGGCCCTGATCCAGTTCGACGGGCTGCTTGTAAAGGTGGCTGTTCTGGTTATCCAGGATGCGCCCCAGCAGCTCGTTCCATGGTGAGGGCAGGCAGTCTCGGCGGGCGCCGACCACGCTTTCGCCGTCGATGCCGGAAAGAATCGCCAGGGCCTGATTCCACATCAGCAGTTCGTCGTCGCTGCCGAAAGCGCACAAACCAATCGGCAGCTGGGTCAGGGTGCGCCGATGATGGCGGCGCAGCCCGTCGAGTTCTCGCGCCATGCCGGTCAGCCGCGAGCGATAGGCTTCCAGGCGGCTCTCGACGAAATGAATGTCGTCCGTGACGACCCGGCCATCGCGGCGATAGGGCAGAAAACGGTCGACGATATCCTCTGCCACCGCCGGGCCCATCAAGCCGGACAGGTTGGCCTGGATACGATCCCGTAAGCGGCGTAGCGCATAGGGGCGACTATCCCGGGACGATTGCTTGAGAGACACCAGGGCGCGGGAAACCTCTCGCTCGGCGACGTCTTCTCCCAAGGCCACCGCGAGATGGCGCTTGAATTCCTCGCCGTCCGCAGCGGCCAGAGGCAGGCGCTTGGGACGGATGACCGCATCGACGGAACAGGCTTCCGCGGCGGCACGTTCACCCTCGGAGGTCTTGCTGATCAGCGCCACCAGGATAAAGACCAGGATATTGGCGGATAGCGACACGAGAGTGACCGCGTACCAGGCCGGCTCATCCGCAAGCGCTTCCAGACCCGGTGGGATCAGCACCTGGGCTGGCTGGCCGGTCAGCAAGGGAAACCACAGCCCCAGCAGCCAGATAATGATGCCCACGACCAGACCGCTCACCATGCCCTTGCGATTGGCGCCGGGCCAGTAAAGAATCGCCAGCAGTCCTGGCAGGCATTGAGCCATGCCCACGAAGGCGGTCAGCCCCAGGGCGGTCAGGTCGTGATGAAAGCCGATCAGGCGATAGAAGAGCCAGCCCCCGAGGATGACCGCGGCGACCAGGGCGCGGCGCAGCCAGCGCAGCCAGCGGTAGAGATCCGGCCGCTGGGTCGGAGGGCGAGCCAGCAGCACGAGATGATTGAGAATCATCCCGGACAGGGCCAGGGAGATGATGATCAGAGTGCCGCTGGCGGCGGCCAGACCGGCGATGAATGCCAGGCCATCGATCCAGGAAGAGTTCGACAGGCTGAAGGCCAGGTAGGCAGGATTCAGCCCCGCCAGATTACCCTGGTACTGAGCGCCCCACAGGATCAGCGGAATAGGAATCGCCAGCAGAAGCATGTAAAGCGCCAGGCTCCAGCCGGCTTGCAGCAGCGAGCGGGACGACAGGGTTTCGGTGAATACCATATGAAACATATGCGGGGTCAAGAACGCTGCGGCGAAGAACAGCAGCAGCAAGGTGCGCCATTGTCCCGCATCCAGAGGCGTAACGGCGATCTGGTGTGAGAGTCCCGGGCCGTCGAGCCAGGTCTGAAGATCCGCGGAGCCGTCGAAGATACCGAAAAGTGCGAAGCCTCCTAGCATCAGCATGGCCGCGAGCTTGACCAGGGATTCCAGGGCGATCACGCCCAGCAGGGTGTCGTGGCGCGCCTGCAGGCGAGTATGGCGGGCGCCGAACAGAATCGCGATCAAGGCGATCAGCGCGCAGAAGGCCAGGGCGAGCAGCGCCGGTGATCCTGCCCCGGTCAGCAGATAGATGCTGTCGCCCATGGATTGCACCTGCAAGGCGAGCAGAGGCAGTATTGCGGCGATGCTGACCAGGGTAACGAGGGTGCCGACCCAGCGTGAGCGAAAGCGGAAGGCGAACAGATCCGCCAAGGAATACAGCTGATAGGTACGTGCCATGCGCTGGATCGGCAGCAGCAGCACCGGCGCCAGCAGAAAGGCGCCGGCCACGCCCAGGTAGTAGGTGAGATAGCCATAGCCGACCTGGCTGACCAGTTCCATGCTGCCGTAGGTGGCCCAGGCGCTGGCGTAGACGCCCAGTGCCAGGGTGTAAACCAGGGGATGGCGCAGCAGGCGCGCGGGTATCCAGCCTCGCTCCACCGCCATCGCACAGCAGAAGAGCAGCCCCAGATAGCCACCCCCCAGCAGGAAAAGACCGCCCAGGCTAGTGGTCATCCTGTTGCCTGCGCTGCTCAAGCCACAAAGTCAGGCCGATCAAGATTCCCCAGATGACGAAGGGACGATACCAGGCGCTGCCGGGAATCTCCCAGCCGCTCATCAGTAGCGGCGAAAGCAGGTAGCCGCTCAGTACCAGAAACAGCATGATCCGGTAGACGTACATATTGACTACTTCATCCTGAGAGATGGCGTCAGGTAGCGACATAACCCGGCAGGCGACGGATATCCCAGTGAAATCGAGCTTCGGTCAGTTGCTCTTCCACCGGGGCCTGTTCGAGCTCCGCCGACGGCGCCTGAGAAAGCGCATGCAGGGCAGCATGCAGCAACGGCCGTACCTGCTTGTCTTGTGTAGGCAGCGGCGGCGCCAGGTTCTGCTTGGAAAGCTTGTGGCCATCCGCGCCCAGGATCAAGGGAAGATGTAGATAGCGCGGCACCGGCAGTGCCAGAGCGTGTTGTAACTGTATCTGCCAAGAGGTGTTATCCAGCAGATCCGCACCGCGCACCACTTCGGTGATGCCTTGATGAGCGTCATCGACCACCACCGCCAGCTGATAGGCCCAGAGATTGTCCTTGCGCTTGAGTATCACGTCCCCCAGGTCAGCGGGATCGAAACATTGCTCGCCGAGGCGTCGATCCCGCCAGATGACCAGTCGCAGCCCGAGATCGCTGCGCAGGCGCCAGGCGCAAGGTCTCGTCGGTTCGCATATACCTTGGCGACACCAGCCTGGGTAAACAGGATAGTCCTGCCACTGCTTGCGCGAGCAGCTGCAAGGATAGGCCATGCCCTGTTCGCGCAGGCGTTCCAGCGCCTGGTGATAACGCTCCCGATGCGCGGACTGATAGCTCACCGCTCCGTCCCAGTTCAGGCCGAAGGCCTCGAGCTGGTGCAGGATGGTATCGGCTGCCCCCGCCGGACAGCGCGGCGGATCGATATCTTCAATACGTACCAGCCATTCCCCG
This window encodes:
- a CDS encoding ATP-binding protein; protein product: MTTSLGGLFLLGGGYLGLLFCCAMAVERGWIPARLLRHPLVYTLALGVYASAWATYGSMELVSQVGYGYLTYYLGVAGAFLLAPVLLLPIQRMARTYQLYSLADLFAFRFRSRWVGTLVTLVSIAAILPLLALQVQSMGDSIYLLTGAGSPALLALAFCALIALIAILFGARHTRLQARHDTLLGVIALESLVKLAAMLMLGGFALFGIFDGSADLQTWLDGPGLSHQIAVTPLDAGQWRTLLLLFFAAAFLTPHMFHMVFTETLSSRSLLQAGWSLALYMLLLAIPIPLILWGAQYQGNLAGLNPAYLAFSLSNSSWIDGLAFIAGLAAASGTLIIISLALSGMILNHLVLLARPPTQRPDLYRWLRWLRRALVAAVILGGWLFYRLIGFHHDLTALGLTAFVGMAQCLPGLLAILYWPGANRKGMVSGLVVGIIIWLLGLWFPLLTGQPAQVLIPPGLEALADEPAWYAVTLVSLSANILVFILVALISKTSEGERAAAEACSVDAVIRPKRLPLAAADGEEFKRHLAVALGEDVAEREVSRALVSLKQSSRDSRPYALRRLRDRIQANLSGLMGPAVAEDIVDRFLPYRRDGRVVTDDIHFVESRLEAYRSRLTGMARELDGLRRHHRRTLTQLPIGLCAFGSDDELLMWNQALAILSGIDGESVVGARRDCLPSPWNELLGRILDNQNSHLYKQPVELDQGLRYLTLHKAELKGDEEERGGSVILVEDHSEMKWLEDELVHAARLASIGQLAAGVAHEIGNPITGISSLAQNLRYDTDDPVILESAEQIQTLTERVSRIVSSLVGFAHGGRHVPGEPFAPVDLKRITDEALHLIHLARSGQDIVYRNDCFSEPFVSGDAQRLSQVLVNLLSNARDASPPGSEIVIATQADPHGVTLSVTDQGRGIDAEIRDQLFEPFITTKPLGEGTGLGLPLVYSIIVEHHGQIHIDSPLPGLERGTRISVWLPIHIEDSDSHHEPDSDR
- the gluQRS gene encoding tRNA glutamyl-Q(34) synthetase GluQRS, which gives rise to MPGYRGRFAPTPSGPLHFGSLVAALGSYLDARSACGEWLVRIEDIDPPRCPAGAADTILHQLEAFGLNWDGAVSYQSAHRERYHQALERLREQGMAYPCSCSRKQWQDYPVYPGWCRQGICEPTRPCAWRLRSDLGLRLVIWRDRRLGEQCFDPADLGDVILKRKDNLWAYQLAVVVDDAHQGITEVVRGADLLDNTSWQIQLQHALALPVPRYLHLPLILGADGHKLSKQNLAPPLPTQDKQVRPLLHAALHALSQAPSAELEQAPVEEQLTEARFHWDIRRLPGYVAT